One window of the Equus asinus isolate D_3611 breed Donkey chromosome 28, EquAss-T2T_v2, whole genome shotgun sequence genome contains the following:
- the ZNF821 gene encoding zinc finger protein 821 isoform X1 — MSRRKQTNPNKVHWDQVFAGLEEQARQAMMKTDFPGDLGSQRQAIQQLRDQDSSSSDSEGDEEETTQDEVSSHTSEEDGGVVKVEKELENAEQPVGGNKVVEHEVTENLNSDPLLGLCQCPLCQLDCGSREQLIAHVYQHTAAVVSAKSYMCPVCGRALSSPGSLGRHLLIHSEDQRSNCAVCGTRFTSHATFNSEKLPEVLNMESLPPAHSEGPSSAEGKDIAFSPPVYPAGILLVCNNCAAYRKLLESQTPSVRKWALRRQNEPLEVRLQRLERERTAKKSRRDNETPEEREVRRMRDREAKRLQRMQETDEQRARRLQRDREAMRLKRANETPEKRQARLIREREAKRLKRRLEKMDMMLRAQFGQDPSAMAALAAEMNFFQLPVSGVELDSQLLGKMAFEEQNSSSLH; from the exons ATGTCCCGTcggaaacagacaaatccaaataAAGTTCACT GGGATCAAGTATTTGCTGGGCTAGAAGAGCAAGCCCGCCAGGCGATGATGAAAACTGATTTTCCTGGAGACCTTGGCAGTCAGCGACAAGCTATCCAACAACTAAGAGATCAGGACTCCAGTAGCa GTGACAGTGAGGGTGATGAAGAGGAGACCACGCAAGATGAAGTCTCTTCCCACACATCAGAGGAAGATGGAGGGGTGGTCAAAGTGGAAAAAGAGTTAGAAAATGCAGAACAGCCTGTTGGTGGGAACAAAGTGGTAGAGCATGAG GTCACGGAGAATTTGAATTCTGACCCCTTACTTGGACTCTGCCAGTGTCCCCTGTGCCAGCTAGACTGTGGGAGTCGGGAGCAGCTGATTGCTCACGTGTACCAG CACACTGCAGCAGTGGTGAGCGCCAAGAGCTACATGTGTCCTGTCTGTGGCCGGGCCCTTAGCTCTCCGGGGTCATTGGGTCGCCACCTCCTAATCCACTCTGAGGACCAGCGGTCTAACTGTGCTGTATGTGGAACCCGTTTCACCAGCCATGCCACATTTAACAG TGAGAAACTTCCTGAAGTACTTAATATGGAATCCCTACCCCCAGCTCACAGTGAGGGCCCCTCCAGTGCTGAGGGGAAGGACATTGCTTTTAGTCCTCCAGTGTACCCTGCTGGAATTCTGCTTGTGTGCAACAACTGTGCTGCCTACCGGAAGCTACTGGAATCCCAGACCCCCAGTGTACGCAAGTGGGCTCTTCGTCGACAGAATGAGCCTTTGGAAGTAAGGCTGCAGCGGCTGGAACGAGAGCGCACGGCCAAGAAGAGCCGGCGGGACAATGAGACCCCCGAGGAACGGGAGGTAAGACGCATGAGGGACCGCGAGGCCAAGCGCCTGCAGCGCATGCAGGAGACAGATGAGCAGCGGGCACGCAGGCTGCAGCGGGATCGGGAGGCCATGAGGCTGAAGCGGGCCAATGAAACCCCAGAGAAGCGGCAGGCCCGGCTCATCCGGGAGCGGGAGGCCAAGCGGCTCAAGAGGAGGCTGGAGAAAATGGACATGATGTTGCGAGCTCAGTTTGGCCAGGACCCTTCTGCCATGGCAGCCTTAGCAGCCGAAATGAACTTCTTCCAGCTACCGGTGAGTGGGGTAGAATTGGACAGCCAGCTCCTGGGCAAGATGGCCTTTGAAGAGCAGAATAGCAGCTCTCTACACTGA
- the ZNF821 gene encoding zinc finger protein 821 isoform X2: protein MSRRKQTNPNKVHCDSEGDEEETTQDEVSSHTSEEDGGVVKVEKELENAEQPVGGNKVVEHEVTENLNSDPLLGLCQCPLCQLDCGSREQLIAHVYQHTAAVVSAKSYMCPVCGRALSSPGSLGRHLLIHSEDQRSNCAVCGTRFTSHATFNSEKLPEVLNMESLPPAHSEGPSSAEGKDIAFSPPVYPAGILLVCNNCAAYRKLLESQTPSVRKWALRRQNEPLEVRLQRLERERTAKKSRRDNETPEEREVRRMRDREAKRLQRMQETDEQRARRLQRDREAMRLKRANETPEKRQARLIREREAKRLKRRLEKMDMMLRAQFGQDPSAMAALAAEMNFFQLPVSGVELDSQLLGKMAFEEQNSSSLH from the exons ATGTCCCGTcggaaacagacaaatccaaataAAGTTCACT GTGACAGTGAGGGTGATGAAGAGGAGACCACGCAAGATGAAGTCTCTTCCCACACATCAGAGGAAGATGGAGGGGTGGTCAAAGTGGAAAAAGAGTTAGAAAATGCAGAACAGCCTGTTGGTGGGAACAAAGTGGTAGAGCATGAG GTCACGGAGAATTTGAATTCTGACCCCTTACTTGGACTCTGCCAGTGTCCCCTGTGCCAGCTAGACTGTGGGAGTCGGGAGCAGCTGATTGCTCACGTGTACCAG CACACTGCAGCAGTGGTGAGCGCCAAGAGCTACATGTGTCCTGTCTGTGGCCGGGCCCTTAGCTCTCCGGGGTCATTGGGTCGCCACCTCCTAATCCACTCTGAGGACCAGCGGTCTAACTGTGCTGTATGTGGAACCCGTTTCACCAGCCATGCCACATTTAACAG TGAGAAACTTCCTGAAGTACTTAATATGGAATCCCTACCCCCAGCTCACAGTGAGGGCCCCTCCAGTGCTGAGGGGAAGGACATTGCTTTTAGTCCTCCAGTGTACCCTGCTGGAATTCTGCTTGTGTGCAACAACTGTGCTGCCTACCGGAAGCTACTGGAATCCCAGACCCCCAGTGTACGCAAGTGGGCTCTTCGTCGACAGAATGAGCCTTTGGAAGTAAGGCTGCAGCGGCTGGAACGAGAGCGCACGGCCAAGAAGAGCCGGCGGGACAATGAGACCCCCGAGGAACGGGAGGTAAGACGCATGAGGGACCGCGAGGCCAAGCGCCTGCAGCGCATGCAGGAGACAGATGAGCAGCGGGCACGCAGGCTGCAGCGGGATCGGGAGGCCATGAGGCTGAAGCGGGCCAATGAAACCCCAGAGAAGCGGCAGGCCCGGCTCATCCGGGAGCGGGAGGCCAAGCGGCTCAAGAGGAGGCTGGAGAAAATGGACATGATGTTGCGAGCTCAGTTTGGCCAGGACCCTTCTGCCATGGCAGCCTTAGCAGCCGAAATGAACTTCTTCCAGCTACCGGTGAGTGGGGTAGAATTGGACAGCCAGCTCCTGGGCAAGATGGCCTTTGAAGAGCAGAATAGCAGCTCTCTACACTGA
- the ZNF821 gene encoding zinc finger protein 821 isoform X3: MCPVCGRALSSPGSLGRHLLIHSEDQRSNCAVCGTRFTSHATFNSEKLPEVLNMESLPPAHSEGPSSAEGKDIAFSPPVYPAGILLVCNNCAAYRKLLESQTPSVRKWALRRQNEPLEVRLQRLERERTAKKSRRDNETPEEREVRRMRDREAKRLQRMQETDEQRARRLQRDREAMRLKRANETPEKRQARLIREREAKRLKRRLEKMDMMLRAQFGQDPSAMAALAAEMNFFQLPVSGVELDSQLLGKMAFEEQNSSSLH; this comes from the exons ATGTGTCCTGTCTGTGGCCGGGCCCTTAGCTCTCCGGGGTCATTGGGTCGCCACCTCCTAATCCACTCTGAGGACCAGCGGTCTAACTGTGCTGTATGTGGAACCCGTTTCACCAGCCATGCCACATTTAACAG TGAGAAACTTCCTGAAGTACTTAATATGGAATCCCTACCCCCAGCTCACAGTGAGGGCCCCTCCAGTGCTGAGGGGAAGGACATTGCTTTTAGTCCTCCAGTGTACCCTGCTGGAATTCTGCTTGTGTGCAACAACTGTGCTGCCTACCGGAAGCTACTGGAATCCCAGACCCCCAGTGTACGCAAGTGGGCTCTTCGTCGACAGAATGAGCCTTTGGAAGTAAGGCTGCAGCGGCTGGAACGAGAGCGCACGGCCAAGAAGAGCCGGCGGGACAATGAGACCCCCGAGGAACGGGAGGTAAGACGCATGAGGGACCGCGAGGCCAAGCGCCTGCAGCGCATGCAGGAGACAGATGAGCAGCGGGCACGCAGGCTGCAGCGGGATCGGGAGGCCATGAGGCTGAAGCGGGCCAATGAAACCCCAGAGAAGCGGCAGGCCCGGCTCATCCGGGAGCGGGAGGCCAAGCGGCTCAAGAGGAGGCTGGAGAAAATGGACATGATGTTGCGAGCTCAGTTTGGCCAGGACCCTTCTGCCATGGCAGCCTTAGCAGCCGAAATGAACTTCTTCCAGCTACCGGTGAGTGGGGTAGAATTGGACAGCCAGCTCCTGGGCAAGATGGCCTTTGAAGAGCAGAATAGCAGCTCTCTACACTGA